The Camelina sativa cultivar DH55 chromosome 16, Cs, whole genome shotgun sequence sequence CAGTACAGAATGGTCGGTTGGGATCCTCAATCATTGGCTACAAGTTTCCGAGGCGTGGCTTCTCTTCCGCTAGGAGAGGGAGAGTTTGTTGTGCTTATTGGCTACTCTCATAATCTGTTGGTGTTAACAAGTGCTGATATGAGGTGGATGCGGCTTGAGAAAACCTCAAGAGCTGACTGCAAAGATATAGTCACTTTTAGAGGCAGGTTCTATGCAGTCTTTCTTAATGGAGATGTTTTCGTGATTGATCCTTATACACTGGAAGCAACTCCCCTAGTGCCCTCGGAGCGTCTGAACTCACAGAACTATCTTGTACCATCTGGCAATGATGAACTTTTCTTGGTTGAGATGATTATTGTTCGTGGTAGTGTAATAGACTTTAGCAAGTTAGCATGTCGAGTGAGTAGATTAGATGAGGAGGCTGGTGAATGGGTCGTGGTTAATGATTTGGGAGGCCGTGTGTTGTTAATTGGACAACCGGGAAATAGCTGCTGCTCAGCTAGGGAGCTTCCTGATGGTTGTGGTGTAAGTGAGAACTCAATGTTGTTCACCAATGAACCATTCGGTTCAACTTACTGCTATAAATATGGAGTAGATACAGGAAACGCTGAAGACGACCTCAATTTTTGGAGATCCTCAAAAGAGACTTGTGTGACGATCTTCAGAACATCTCCCATGGTGGCTTTCCTTTGTATTGAGCACAAAAATCCGTAAAATCTTACTTTGGATAACTGAGAAACGTCTGCTGGCTTTTGTTATGGTGATATTCtagttttaatgttttctagTTGTAAACTATCTCCCCCAACATTGTTGTCTCTATTATTGAAATGGTTGTCTTATGAACTCTCGAAGCTGTGTGCCTGGTGCTGCTCTTGGTATAACACAGTCACGGTCATGTGATTGACCAAAGTTCTTTAAACCTGCAGCAGATACATAATGGGCTCTGTCCCTTGCCATCTTTTATAGCTACAAGCATGTAAGAGTATACATTGCACCACCTTTGATAACTTCAcctagtatttgttttctttccggTTCACCTTTCATGATAACTTAAGAACAAGGTGTAAGAAC is a genomic window containing:
- the LOC104752115 gene encoding F-box/kelch-repeat protein At1g64840-like, whose protein sequence is MAPRKKTPNMIWVRKSQQPENMAKPATEETNKSLLDCSPLLEELPQSSNSVAEQPATKEQTLSKLDWSRLPEELLHIISDNLEDCFDVIHARSVCHPWRSIFPFPSCLLGTSYSLPYFSKFPRKSKGYCTLEKFPMFLFRVLAPAVGLPSEFFVGGINRDKSVKALPSPFQCSVKVNIPDSEPTLMNVLDCQILPLGFQYRMVGWDPQSLATSFRGVASLPLGEGEFVVLIGYSHNLLVLTSADMRWMRLEKTSRADCKDIVTFRGRFYAVFLNGDVFVIDPYTLEATPLVPSERLNSQNYLVPSGNDELFLVEMIIVRGSVIDFSKLACRVSRLDEEAGEWVVVNDLGGRVLLIGQPGNSCCSARELPDGCGVSENSMLFTNEPFGSTYCYKYGVDTGNAEDDLNFWRSSKETCVTIFRTSPMVAFLCIEHKNP